GGTCTACGACGCTGGCGAACCCGCCGGCGCGATGGTCGCACTCACCCCGCCCGCAATCGAGCGCCTTGGCGAGATTCGCGTGCCGACGCTCGTCATCTCCGGCGCGCTCGATCAGCCGATGATGCGCGACATCGCCACACTCATCGGCGAATGCGTTGCTGGCAGCCGGGTTGTCTCATTGCCCGATGTCGCCCATCTGGCGAACATGGAAGCGCCGGACGCCGTCAACAACCTGCTGCTCGAATTCTTCACCGAACAGGACGCTGCGCATGAGCACCGTTGAGCTGCGCGAGATCACAACGGACAACTGGGAAGCGTGCATCCAGTTGAAGATCAGCGCCGATCAGGACGGCTATGTCGAGCCGAACGTCGTCTCGCTCGCCGAATCGCGCGTGCATCCCTGGATGCTGCCGCTGGCGATCTACGCCGATGACGACATGGTCGGCTTCGTTATGTACTCGGACGAGCGCGACCCGCGGCTGCCGCGCTACTGGATTCACCGACTGATGATCGATGAGCGCCATCAGTCTCGCGGATACGGACGCGCCGCAATGCAGGCGGTCATCGATCGGCTGCGGCAGAAGCCCGATTGTGACGAGATCTGGGTGGGCTATGTAAGCCACAACCAGATGGCTCAGCGCTTCTATGCCTCGCTCGGCTTCGTCGAGCAGGGGCCAGCGCCGTGGGGTGATGATGAGCTCGTCGCTCGATTGGCGATCGATGCCGGATAGCGCGAAATCGTCATGAGTGCGGCTAAGATAGCGACAGATCGATTGACTGACATGGGGAGGGACCAGCAATGAAGATTGCCCGCTACCAGAAGGACGGCGCAGTTGCCGTCGGGATCGTTGAAGGTGACGACGTCTACGCCGCCAGTGGTGACGTGTTCGGCACGCTGACGAAGGGCGAGCGAGTCGGTAGCGTCGGCGACGTCGCGCTCGACATCCCGATCGTGCCCGGCAAGATCGTCGCGATCGGCTTGAACTACGCCGCCCACGTGACCGAGAACGATCCGACCCGCGAGGTACC
The sequence above is a segment of the Thermomicrobiales bacterium genome. Coding sequences within it:
- a CDS encoding GNAT family N-acetyltransferase, with amino-acid sequence MSTVELREITTDNWEACIQLKISADQDGYVEPNVVSLAESRVHPWMLPLAIYADDDMVGFVMYSDERDPRLPRYWIHRLMIDERHQSRGYGRAAMQAVIDRLRQKPDCDEIWVGYVSHNQMAQRFYASLGFVEQGPAPWGDDELVARLAIDAG
- a CDS encoding DUF2437 domain-containing protein, with amino-acid sequence MKIARYQKDGAVAVGIVEGDDVYAASGDVFGTLTKGERVGSVGDVALDIPIVPGKIVAIGLNYAAHVTENDPTREVP